Below is a genomic region from Eupeodes corollae chromosome 1, idEupCoro1.1, whole genome shotgun sequence.
ACGAAGCCAAGATAATACAGTGCGCGAATCTGACCAGAATGTTAGtttagatatttgaattgaatgggTAGCTAGAAGGCTCTTGGCTAATCGAGCTCCGATGACGGCTGCTTGAAGCTCTAACCGAGGAATTGACATCAGTTTTATAGGGGCTACTCGAGTTTTACATCGTAGCGAAACGCAGTCGACCAGATCTCCATCGGTACTTCTCAGGTAACTCACAGCAGCATATCCATCTTCACTGGCATCCACAAACATGTGAATCTCAAACTCtggaaaatgtttgaaatcaGCTCTTACGTAACATCTTGGTATTTTCATAGCTGTCACCTCAGTTAACAATCGAATCCAGTGTAACCACTTTGAATACTCTTTATCGTGAACGAACTCGTCCCATGAACATCCAGAACGccatatttcttgaaaaattattttggcgTGTATAACATAGAATGCAAGGAGACCTACGGGATCAAAAATTGTCATTAATAAACTGAGAACCTCTCTTTTAGTAGTCCTTTTTTGCCTCGAAGCACATCCTCGTTTTTGTAacgatttgaaattttaaaaacgaaactgTCATCAGATGTTGACCACCACATCCCAAGCACATTTTCTGTGGCAAGTTCTCTTTCAGAACTTAAGTTAATTGTATCGGCAGATTTTGTGTTGAGTGCACTTAAGACCGTCATAGAGTTTGATACCCAGTTCCGGATTTGAAACCCACGTTGCGAGTGAACGTAGTGGACATCACGTGCGAGTTGAATTGCTTCCTCTTCACTGTCAACACTATCCAACATGTCATCTACATAATGGTTATGCAAAATACTTTGAACTGCTCTAGGAAAACGATCTTTTAACTCTTTAGCATTAAGGTTTTTAATGTATTCAGCACAGCTTGGCGAACAAGTTGACCCAAAGGTCTTTACCAACATTACATAGACTGATGGTTTTAGAGCACCTTGCTCAAACCAAAGAAAACGTTGATAATTTTGATCTTCTGCGCAAATTCCTCCAATTGCGACTTTCCTTTGACGAAATTTTCGAATCGCAGATACCATAGGTGTTAGATGGTCCGGACCTTTCAAAAGCATACTATTCAAGGATACACCATCAACTTTAGCTGCAGCATCCCACACAAGTCTTATTTTTCCGGGTTTATTTAGATTAATCACCGGAAATATGTGTAagtaccaacatttttttgtttcaacttcACACGGGTTCAATTTTCTTGCATATCCCTTGGCTACGTAATCTTCGATTTTAGATTGCAGCGTGTAACCTAAATCTggatttcttaacatttttgctTGTAAGCACTTGGCTCGTCTTAGCGCCATTGGGAAACTGTCTGGGTGAGGCATGTTGGCATTTTTCCAGAGTAAACCAGTCTGATAtcggttttctattttttgagtAATCTTCTTCAGCTGGTCGTAAGCGTATTGGTCCTCTCTTGACACAAACAAATCCTTATTGCAATCAACATCTAAGTTGTCCAAGCAAATGTAGTTTTTTACAATCTCGAGCAGCTCACTATTTTCGGAAATTTCACAGTCACACATTTGAAACACGTGGTGTATCATGGTACTTTCAGAAGATAGACTATTGCCTGATTGACCTTTTAATGTCCAGCCCAAACGTGTTTTTTCTGCTACTGGTTCATAGCTTTCACCTTCTTTAGACTTTAGACTTACTCCAAGTTGACAGTTGTTAAGTCCGATGAGATGTTTTGGTTCAGCATTTGTATACGATTTTATAGGAAGACCTCTCAAGCGCTTGTGGTGATTCTGCAACAAATTCACATCAATGGACTGTACTggtaaattcagatttttcACAGTATGTACTTGTACATCTTTGAGTGGGAATTTGATTGAATTATTAGTTTTGGATATTTCAAGGTCAAGCATCATGGAATCATCTTCATAACGGTAAGTATTTGAGGTCCATCAAAGACATAATAGTTGAGGGATACCCTTGAGGTTCAAGTCCTTCATCAAACTCTCATCGATTAATGTCAATGATGACCCTTCATCAGAAAACGCGAATGTAGGGTAACTGGTAATACTCGGAAAAGAATTCGTGCTTCCTTGTTATGATGTGTATTCATACGTGAAGATAACGAAACTGTTTTCACTGAAGATTCCTTGTGAAGGCTAGGATGATGAAAAGAGCGGCATCCATATACACCACATACTGCACTTGATGAACAAGCCTCTGGTAGGTGGGCTCTGAGACATATTCTACAAAGTTGTTTGTTTCTCAGTGCATTCCGTTTATCTGCTCTTttcatttgtaaatatttgctaCACTTTTCAACACCTTTGCAATCACCTTTACAAATAGCACAGGATTCAGTATCAACAGGATCATTTTGCACAGCGTGATTATTAAGAGCTCCTGGTCGACGACCTTTGTTTAAAGTGCTTGGAATCATTACGATGTTTGCCCTTTCCGCAAGTTGAAGCAGCCACTTACTAAAATCATCCTATGTGCAGTTTTTTAATGTTAGTTTGTGCTGTTCACGTGTTATAGTTCGTACATCATTTGAATCAGTTTTTGATTTGGACGCATCTTCTTTTTCCGGCGCTGTGTTTGTTGCGCTTATTGTAAGCATTCGAGGTGGAATCCAATCAGTTGTATTTGCATTAACCGTTTGGGTAGACGTTTTGATCTCTAaagcaattaatttttctaagatCTGCTGTAGAAGTGGGTCGTGGTGAGACACTCTAGTACCAACATTAACTAGAGGAACAGTGGGTGGCTGAAGCAGCGTCGCGTTTGTGCTTTCCGCAGCAGGTGCACCTTTAGATGTTGACTGAATTGGATATGATTCTTTTAGCCAGCTTTCAACTTTTGAAATCTCACTTTCCTCATCTGATGATGAAACTTGGTCTTCTTCCTCTGCTAGTTGGGCGGTTAATTTTCTTTGCTTGATAAGTAATTCTTCcctttgtttcaaaattgattgtTGCTCTTGCAGTAgctgttttttaagatttattcgCCTAACATTAGAGGAAGAAGCCTTCGATATCCGAGAACGCGCACGCTTATTGATTTTCTTGGGTGCAGACATCCCATCAAGTTTTTGATTGTCATCTTTTGCTGGGGCAGAGATCTCATGACTACCTAAATGTTCGCCATTTACAGAAGTCAGCAAAACTGTAGGAGAATTGCTGAGATCCCGTGCTACCTCTAGATTATCATTACCTAAATCATCTTGAGAAGAATGAGCTTCAGGAAGTGGCCGACTGGTGACCACGCTCAATAGGTTTAGTGTATTTTCTGTAACAGGTAAGGATAATAAAGAGAGATAACCAGATCGCCGACGAAAGGACGTGAATCTCCATCGTTAAGAGACATGTGACTTTCCTTATGTACTTTATCCAATTTCCCTTCACTGTTGGATTTATCTGATGCATTTTTAGAATTACATGGTGTTTGCTGTGATGCTAGTAATCCACTTGAAAGCAGCCTGGAACAATGGGTACATCGCCAATCACGATGGGCTACTGAAGAAGTCACTCCAACTCAAATATAGTGATACCAGCCATCGCAATTATCACAGCGAACCATTCGGAGATTATCCACTTTGTTGCACAAGAGGCAGCTATATGTCTTCTCCTTAGTTCCAGTATTTTTTGGGGCCTTCGGCGGCATATTccagaaagatttttttaaatgttcccaAGTAAAATATAtcgattttaattcaataaatttattaaaaaaatccttaacaaaacaattataattgaaattataaatttaaagtaaataatttgtatattactTTCGTATTCCTTCTGGTGTTCTGCCGTTGGCGCCAAATTGAATTGAGGTTAGTTGGCCTCGTgagtaaaattaattgaattaaaatactgATTGACAGGTGGATTGGGGTGCGTTTGGATGTTAGGCAAAGGCGTTGCCAGATCTGTCGCAGCACCATGATACAACAAAACAAGATATGGCTTTTcgagtgtttattttttcttgttctgtGCGTTCGACACACACTGTGTTTGACGTTTTGCATTTTCAGTATGGAATTCACAGGTCACAGCAAAAGGTAAACAAGTCAAACATTGTTTCAGGTTTTGTTAAAGATTGTTAAATactctaaaaaattaataaaaaatcaaattaaattgcattgtaattgtttttttttcaacaaaatttctgTTGAGTTTGTGTATCCGGAAATACATACGCAatcagaaaaaaagttttttgattttaacataACAAACAATGTTGGCCTTATTTGATATATCTATCATGTGCTTGATATATTCATATATACCTATATAAATGCCCTTATCTTCCCCATTTACtgcattgaaaacattttaaagtgatAAGAAGTGGGTCATCACAGCTTCGGATGGCTTAGAAAGTTCACCTTCATCTAGGTGGTAAACACAGAAGTCCTTGGTTTGTATTACCGTCTTCCAAGTTTGTTATAGTGGCCTTTAAACGATGGCAAATATAGCCAGCCAGTTTAGTTTAACTATGTTCAAAATCTTTCctaaaaaatgcaaatcaaGAGATTTGATAagatttacatttattattttaatatatccAACCTGGGAACAATTCTTTTTCCAACCTCAGATCTGGTGTGTCATCTACACTAACGTTTCCGAGTGTTAACTTTTTCTCGTTCTGAGCGTTCGACGCACACTGTGTTAGTGACATCTGCATTTTCGCAGTAAGTTTACCCAATACTTCGAAGACAACCCTGACCTTTATTGTAGTTGTTGCAATTTGcaatgtgcaaaactcaacttaaCCTATTTCGCTTTCCTTTACCTCATTTTTATATCCGAAATCTGAATAGAAAAGACtagatattgaaatattttaacacctttttttttgtaaaattattttacagtaaaatattaaaatacaaattgtaaaccAAGGTAATATAATATGAAaacacattataaaaatatgtatataaataaactaaataaatttcagaatttttaagccgctatataaaaaaaaagtatttcttttgCGACTATAAAAGCTTGGTTTTCgtcttaacatttcttaaaaattcttgacTGATTATACAAGTTATGTCGAGCAAATCTGCTCCAAAATCAACATCAACGCCAAATGCTGGTAATAGTTGTAAGCTCTGCCGTGAGCCCGACATTCCTGAAATGGTAGCTTGCGACAAATGCTCCACATGGTTTCATTTCCAATGCGTCAACGTCGGTTCTTCTGTAAACGACGGGTATGCGAAGCCTGTCAAAGGTCATCAAGCCACCATTCACCTGCACGTTCCATCATCTCCACTGTGGCGTCCAAGGAAACATCCAAATCCCGGAAAAGAAGAGATCTTCTCTTGAAAAGACTCGAAGAAGAAAAAGTCCTTCGAGAAGCAAACTTGCAAAAGTACTTAACAGATAAGTACAAAATACTCGAAGAACTAAGCAGTTCAGATGAAGAAAACATCCAAGTTAAGTCGGTAGATCGTAGCCAATTAACAGAAAAATGGGTCCAAGATACCCCAGCTAATATCCCAGTCTCTGGTGCAACTAACACCATTGCTAAAGAACAAATACAACCAAAACCTGTTATCGTTCCTCAAAAGCAGCCCAACCCAAGCAACCTTGTTCCATTACAAGTAGAAAACCCTACACCAAGTGGTCAAATTCACCCTACTTATTCCAAACCTCAACAAAATACGCTTTTACCATCTCAGTTAGCGACTCGACAAGTGATATCAAAGGACCTGCCACTCTTCCATGGTCTTCCTGGGGAGAGGCCAATTTTTATAAGTTCCTTTGAGCACAGCACCAACCTCGCCGGTTATACTCACGCCGAAAACTTAATGCGCCTGCAAAAATGCCTACGTGGCAGAGACAGTAAAGAATCGCCTCTTATTGCCATTGATGGTGCCAGATATAATTAAAACTCTTCGAATGCGTTTCGGTAGACCAGAGCACGTACTTCACGCCATGATTGCCAAAGCAAAAAACCAAGCACCTCCTAAAGCTGATAAAATGGAAACGCTTATAGAATATGCGCTCGCAATCCAAAATGTGTGTGCCGTAATGGAAGCATCACAGATGACAGCTCACTTGAACAACCCCACGCTTCTCAAGGAATTTGTTGATAAGCTTATTCCACATCTTTTGTTGATTTGGGCcctattttcaaaagatttacaATCACCCACACTGCCAGAGTTTTCAAATTGGTTAAGCGAAATTGCGGAAGCTGCTTGTACCGTCACAACGCCAATCGTGCGCACAGACAAACTGGAACGACGTAGTAATCACTTCTTCACTCACGACGTAGTCAAAGAACCTACATCAAACATAGATCGTGAAAGTAGCACGAGAAAATGTTACGTCTGTAACGATTTCCATCCATTGGATTTCTGCTACGAATTCAAACGATATGGACGTTCTGAAAGATGGAATTCcgtaaaaaagaacaatttatgTCACACGTGCTTAAAAAAACACCTTCACGCGCGATGTCGATCAACACTATTGTGTGGAGTGGACGGATGCACAAGAAAACAAGCTTTTATATAATTCAGCTGCTGATAGTACTCCCCCCAGGATGCAAATTGGCTCAACTTTAGGATGCCATTACAACCGCTGCGACGATAATACACAaaacaatatcctttttagaATTATTCCGTGTAACGTGTAACACCTTTGCTTTCCTGGACGGAGGCTCATCCCTGACGTTGATTGACGATGAACTCGCTTGTGACCTGAACCTTGCAGGGAGGTCCGAATATCTTTGTTTAAGGTGGACTTCCGAAACTACACGCGTTGAAGAAAACTCACGTATCGTCACATTGGGCATATCAGGTTCCTCTGAAGGATGCCAGAGATTCACCCTCCACAGCGTTCGCACCGTATACAATTTAGGGCTACCAAAACAATCCGTATCGAGTCATATTATGCAAAATCGTTATTCGTACATGAAAGGTTTGCCTATTCCTTCGTATGACATGGCTCAACCAAGAATTCTTATTGGAATGGACAATTGGAAACTTGGCGTATCAATGAGAGTGTTTGAAGGAAACTGGTCCGAACCAATGGTGACTAAAATGCGCCTAGGTTGGTGTGTTCATGGTCCTGAAAaagatatacaaacaaattttaaaaacactgaATTTGCattgaatatatttcaaaaccagAATGATACAGAGCTTCATCAACTTGTAGAAAActtcttttcaattaaaaacatcGGTGTACGCATTCCAACGCTTCAAATGGTatcc
It encodes:
- the LOC129944468 gene encoding uncharacterized protein LOC129944468, with product MLDLEISKTNNSIKFPLKDVQVHTVKNLNLPVQSIDVNLLQNHHKRLRGLPIKSYTNAEPKHLIGLNNCQLGVSLKSKEGESYEPVAEKTRLGWTLKGQSGNSLSSESTMIHHVFQMCDCEISENSELLEIVKNYICLDNLDVDCNKDLFVSREDQYAYDQLKKITQKIENRYQTGLLWKNANMPHPDSFPMALRRAKCLQAKMLRNPDLGYTLQSKIEDYVAKGYARKLNPCEVETKKCWYLHIFPVINLNKPGKIRLVWDAAAKVDGVSLNSMLLKGPDHLTPMVSAIRKFRQRKVAIGGICAEDQNYQRFLWFEQGALKPSVYVMLVKTFGSTCSPSCAEYIKNLNAKELKDRFPRAVQSILHNHYVDDMLDSVDSEEEAIQLARDVHYVHSQRGFQIRNWVSNSMTVLSALNTKSADTINLSSERELATENVLGMWWSTSDDSFVFKISNRYKNEDVLRGLLAFYVIHAKIIFQEIWRSGCSWDEFVHDKEYSKWLHWIRLLTEVTAMKIPRCYVRADFKHFPEFEIHMFVDASEDGYAAVSYLRSTDGDLVDCVSLRCKTRVAPIKLMSIPRLELQAAVIGARLAKSLLATHSIQISKLTFWSDSRTVLSWLRSDHHRYKQFVAFRISEILDLTELYDWRWISTSENVADDATKWQRIPDFSNDSRWLNGPFFLKLNSSDWPKEDYKSKTTDEELRAQYMGYHGKDSLAAQCDEFMDEILVLSKGNAIKRLSSIYKLSPYLDYNGLLRLSGRVALENRDDPIILPKYHHCNNETVVNDVRQKYWIPRLRVILHKTRRDHCQY